A single Leptolyngbya ohadii IS1 DNA region contains:
- a CDS encoding FIST signal transduction protein translates to MMQSMKWASALSTRPSLEQAVSDVVEQATQQLQATADLAIVFISSAFASEYSRLMPLLQEQLNVPALIGCSGGGVIGINPSGQIQEVEGEAALNLTLAHLPGVKVQAFHLAIDDLPDLDSPPDTWVDLVGVPPQDQPQFLLLAAPMASGVNELLQGLDFAYPGAVKVGGLASVTAFAGASGLFCNYRRYQEGIVGVALSGNIVLETIVAQGCRPIGHPHRIVEAERNIVLKVEEQIGDQAGSVCTPLEALQDLLQTLSEDDRELAQHSLYIGMAQSAFKQNLEQGDFLIRQLLGVDPRTGAIAVGDRVRPGQRIQFHLRDAKTSGDDLRLLLERYQTKAMQQPAPMGALMFSCMGRGEGLYNQPNYDSGLFSRYVKDIPLSGFFCNGEIGPVGGTTFLHGYTSVFGICRPPEVSG, encoded by the coding sequence ATGATGCAATCGATGAAGTGGGCGAGTGCTTTATCCACCCGACCGTCTCTAGAACAAGCGGTATCCGATGTTGTCGAGCAAGCAACGCAGCAGCTTCAGGCAACCGCAGATTTGGCGATCGTCTTTATCTCGTCCGCGTTTGCCAGTGAATATTCCCGCCTGATGCCGCTATTGCAGGAGCAGTTGAACGTTCCCGCTCTGATTGGCTGTAGTGGGGGTGGCGTGATTGGGATCAATCCCTCCGGGCAGATCCAGGAGGTAGAAGGCGAAGCGGCTCTCAATCTTACCCTGGCGCATCTTCCTGGCGTTAAAGTACAAGCATTTCATTTGGCGATCGACGATCTGCCGGATCTGGATAGCCCACCGGATACCTGGGTCGATCTGGTTGGCGTTCCACCTCAGGATCAGCCCCAGTTTTTGCTGCTGGCTGCACCGATGGCGTCCGGTGTGAATGAGCTGTTGCAGGGTCTCGATTTTGCCTATCCCGGCGCGGTTAAGGTGGGCGGACTGGCAAGCGTCACGGCATTTGCAGGGGCAAGCGGTTTGTTCTGCAACTATCGCCGCTACCAAGAAGGCATTGTAGGCGTGGCACTCAGCGGCAATATTGTGCTGGAGACGATCGTGGCGCAGGGCTGTCGTCCGATCGGGCATCCGCACCGGATTGTGGAAGCCGAACGCAATATTGTGCTGAAGGTGGAGGAGCAGATTGGCGATCAGGCAGGATCGGTCTGTACCCCGCTGGAGGCATTACAGGACTTGCTGCAAACCCTGAGCGAAGACGATCGAGAACTGGCGCAGCATTCGCTTTATATCGGCATGGCGCAGAGTGCCTTTAAGCAAAACCTGGAGCAGGGAGATTTTCTAATTCGTCAACTGCTGGGGGTTGATCCTCGCACGGGAGCGATTGCGGTGGGCGATCGGGTGCGTCCGGGACAGCGGATTCAGTTTCATCTGCGGGATGCCAAAACCTCCGGCGATGATCTGCGGCTGTTGCTCGAACGCTATCAAACGAAAGCCATGCAGCAGCCCGCCCCCATGGGTGCCCTGATGTTTTCCTGTATGGGACGGGGCGAAGGGCTATACAACCAGCCCAACTATGATTCGGGACTGTTTAGCCGCTACGTGAAAGACATTCCCCTGAGCGGATTCTTCTGCAACGGCGAGATTGGTCCCGTGGGCGGTACGACGTTTTTGCACGGCTATACTTCGGTGTTTGGGATTTGTCGCCCGCCGGAGGTGAGTGGGTAA
- a CDS encoding Calvin cycle protein CP12 codes for MSNNIQEEIQKERDEARAVCEVKGDGSAECAAAWDAVEELQAEASHQRQNEVPAKTSFQQYCDANPEADECRVYDN; via the coding sequence ATGAGCAACAACATCCAAGAAGAAATCCAAAAGGAGCGCGACGAGGCTCGTGCCGTCTGTGAAGTAAAGGGCGATGGCTCTGCTGAATGCGCAGCTGCCTGGGATGCCGTTGAAGAACTGCAAGCAGAAGCATCTCATCAGCGTCAGAATGAAGTTCCTGCTAAGACTTCCTTCCAGCAATACTGCGATGCCAATCCCGAAGCTGACGAATGCCGCGTGTACGACAACTAG
- the tsaE gene encoding tRNA (adenosine(37)-N6)-threonylcarbamoyltransferase complex ATPase subunit type 1 TsaE, whose product MADLTVTLPSADATHQFGYRLGQFLPAGTVLLLEGNLGSGKTTLVQGLGQGLGVTEPIVSPTFTLISEYPEGRIPLYHLDLYRLEPIEVADLHLESYWDGAEFPLGIVAIEWAERLPELPTAYLQITLTPIEQGGRLAQLTANSIEGEAIWQELSALAKQSLKH is encoded by the coding sequence ATGGCAGATCTCACCGTTACCCTGCCCAGCGCAGACGCCACCCATCAATTCGGCTATCGCCTCGGACAATTTCTGCCCGCCGGAACCGTGCTGCTGCTGGAGGGCAATTTGGGCAGCGGCAAAACGACTTTAGTTCAGGGCTTGGGGCAGGGCTTGGGCGTCACTGAGCCGATCGTCAGTCCCACCTTTACCCTGATCAGCGAGTACCCAGAGGGACGCATTCCTCTCTATCATCTGGATCTCTACCGTCTGGAGCCGATCGAAGTCGCAGACCTGCACCTGGAAAGCTATTGGGATGGAGCAGAGTTTCCGCTGGGAATCGTGGCGATCGAGTGGGCAGAAAGACTGCCGGAACTTCCAACCGCTTATCTGCAAATCACGCTAACCCCCATAGAACAGGGAGGAAGATTGGCACAGCTAACCGCTAATTCGATCGAGGGAGAGGCGATTTGGCAAGAACTTTCGGCATTGGCAAAACAATCGCTAAAGCACTAA
- a CDS encoding DUF4347 domain-containing protein, which produces MVTAPGTSSQFGSALVVIDPNVTANPGVLAARISPGASMLVFENSQNAIEQIGAALKQFPQITAVHLVASGMPGTLSLGGDLLSLETIDRYAEVLKTWQVKSIDIYSYFFGFGSAGRELMEKLHQSTGASIRTHTTVNSSYSLANGNYSLDGDWQLEAMVPAQGGQPQNSLPQPTPTIPQPPIVPPLNLNLMIPWDKQPYPGIVGSLHVDDYAALKALYLNTDGTNWRLNLGWRDWDFSSPTPPDLSIVYGWNLTGNRGWYGVTIENGRVTGLRLDNNGLRGAIPPEIGKLGKLESLTLEYNELGGTIPPELGNLGKLRSLFLSNTQLSGTIPPEIGKLSELATLWLSDNQLSGTLPVELANLSKLFSLNLSNNQLSQAVPRAVFNRLNRVYDLGSNRGLYDATTGEFVISDALLRMRNKVLDLRSEFRSRKGAASQADELRGRSSNDAVWGLGGNDRLQGGGGNDYLSGDTGKDILEGGTGNDLTSGGRGNDILSGGTGNDVLLGRQGTDRITTGSGRDKVSFEQVTNGKSADVITDFNPRADQIVISAAGFGGGLVAEQPIRSEQFQLGRQAIGAEAQFLYDRRTGTLFFDTDGVGASQAIEFAQVQAGLNLRSQNFLVL; this is translated from the coding sequence ATGGTGACTGCCCCTGGCACATCCTCTCAATTCGGTTCAGCTCTAGTTGTCATCGATCCAAACGTTACTGCCAATCCGGGTGTGCTAGCCGCACGCATTTCGCCTGGTGCATCAATGCTAGTGTTTGAGAACTCGCAGAACGCAATCGAGCAAATTGGCGCAGCTTTAAAACAATTTCCTCAAATTACCGCTGTACATTTGGTCGCCTCTGGTATGCCGGGCACTCTGTCTCTTGGCGGTGATCTACTGAGTCTGGAGACGATCGATCGCTATGCGGAAGTCCTCAAAACCTGGCAAGTAAAATCGATCGACATTTACAGCTATTTTTTTGGATTCGGAAGTGCCGGAAGAGAGCTGATGGAAAAACTTCACCAATCTACAGGAGCATCAATCAGGACTCATACAACGGTGAACAGCAGTTATTCCCTGGCAAACGGCAACTATTCTCTCGACGGTGACTGGCAGCTAGAAGCAATGGTTCCTGCTCAGGGGGGTCAGCCTCAGAACAGCCTTCCGCAGCCCACTCCAACCATTCCGCAGCCGCCGATCGTCCCGCCGTTGAACTTAAACTTGATGATTCCGTGGGATAAGCAGCCGTATCCCGGCATAGTTGGTTCTCTGCACGTGGATGACTATGCGGCTCTGAAAGCCCTTTATTTGAACACAGACGGAACCAATTGGAGACTCAATCTCGGCTGGAGAGACTGGGATTTCAGCAGCCCGACGCCACCGGATCTCAGTATTGTTTATGGCTGGAATTTGACGGGAAATCGAGGCTGGTATGGCGTGACGATCGAGAATGGTCGCGTAACGGGGTTGAGGCTGGACAATAACGGGTTGCGGGGTGCCATTCCCCCAGAGATCGGCAAATTAGGCAAGCTGGAAAGCCTGACCCTGGAATACAACGAACTGGGAGGCACCATTCCGCCGGAACTGGGAAATCTGGGCAAACTCAGAAGCTTATTTTTGTCAAATACCCAACTGAGCGGCACCATTCCGCCAGAAATCGGCAAGCTGAGCGAATTAGCAACGCTCTGGCTGTCCGACAACCAACTGAGCGGCACGCTTCCGGTTGAACTGGCAAATCTCAGCAAACTTTTCTCCCTCAATTTGTCCAACAACCAACTGAGTCAGGCAGTGCCAAGAGCCGTTTTCAATCGCTTGAATCGCGTGTATGACCTCGGCTCGAATCGTGGCTTATATGACGCGACCACAGGCGAATTTGTCATCTCCGATGCGCTGCTCAGAATGAGAAATAAAGTGCTTGATTTGAGAAGCGAATTTCGCTCTAGAAAAGGTGCTGCGTCTCAAGCCGATGAGTTGAGGGGCAGGAGCAGTAATGATGCGGTTTGGGGATTGGGTGGAAACGATCGTCTACAAGGCGGCGGCGGCAATGACTACCTCTCCGGCGATACGGGTAAAGACATTCTGGAAGGCGGCACAGGCAATGACCTGACGAGTGGCGGTAGGGGGAACGATATCCTATCAGGCGGCACAGGAAATGATGTTCTGTTGGGGCGTCAGGGAACCGATCGCATCACGACGGGCAGCGGCAGAGATAAGGTCAGTTTTGAGCAAGTTACAAACGGCAAGAGTGCCGACGTGATTACCGACTTTAACCCTAGAGCTGACCAGATTGTGATTTCAGCAGCAGGATTCGGTGGCGGGCTGGTTGCTGAACAGCCGATTCGCTCAGAGCAATTCCAGCTTGGCAGACAGGCGATCGGCGCAGAGGCACAGTTTCTCTACGATCGCAGGACTGGAACGCTGTTTTTTGACACAGATGGGGTGGGAGCAAGTCAGGCGATCGAGTTTGCCCAGGTGCAAGCCGGACTCAACCTTAGAAGCCAGAACTTTTTAGTGCTTTAG
- a CDS encoding MBL fold metallo-hydrolase codes for MKRRQFIQSAIAGTAASAGLGAMGRMQPGLAQSADSLSIQWLGHSCFLFRGNGLRILVNPFRPLGCTAGYRAPRVEADLVLISSRLLDEGVVDGLPGNPRVLFEPGVFEFRGIQLQGIRTPHDDLGGRRFGTNVVWRWRQGGINVLHMGGAAAPVTTEQQILMGRPDVAMIPVGNGPKAFTPEEAQAAIQRLRPKIVFPTQYRTEAADANACDILPIDNFLTLMQGTPVRRIGSDTVTVRSSALPAEGTEIQILSYRA; via the coding sequence ATGAAGCGACGACAGTTTATTCAGTCTGCGATCGCAGGCACAGCGGCAAGTGCCGGACTGGGAGCAATGGGTCGGATGCAGCCAGGACTGGCGCAAAGTGCAGATAGTCTGTCAATTCAGTGGTTGGGACACAGCTGCTTTCTGTTTCGGGGCAACGGTCTGCGAATTCTAGTAAATCCTTTTCGTCCGCTTGGCTGTACGGCGGGCTACCGGGCACCGCGAGTTGAGGCAGATCTGGTATTAATCAGCAGTCGCTTGCTGGATGAGGGCGTTGTGGATGGGCTTCCCGGCAATCCGCGTGTGCTGTTCGAGCCAGGGGTATTCGAGTTTCGCGGCATTCAGCTTCAGGGAATTCGGACTCCCCACGATGATCTGGGCGGCAGACGGTTCGGCACCAATGTCGTGTGGCGATGGCGGCAGGGCGGCATTAATGTGCTGCATATGGGTGGTGCAGCGGCTCCTGTTACCACGGAACAGCAGATTCTTATGGGACGTCCCGATGTTGCCATGATTCCGGTGGGGAATGGTCCCAAAGCCTTTACGCCGGAGGAAGCCCAGGCAGCAATTCAGCGACTCCGCCCAAAAATTGTCTTCCCGACCCAGTACAGAACCGAAGCAGCGGATGCTAACGCCTGCGATATTTTGCCGATCGACAATTTCCTCACCCTGATGCAGGGAACCCCCGTGCGGCGCATTGGCAGCGATACTGTGACCGTGCGATCGTCCGCTTTACCTGCGGAGGGGACAGAAATTCAAATTCTAAGCTATAGAGCTTAA
- a CDS encoding anthranilate synthase component II: MLLVIDNYDSFTYNLVQYLGELGADHPVAADIRVYRNDKITLAEIEQLQPDGIVISPGPGRPENSEVSLEVIRTLSPKLPVLGVCLGHQGIGYVHGGKITSAPELMHGKTSQVYHTGVGVFEGLENPFTATRYHSLIIDRATCPPELEITAWVEDGTIMGVRHRDYPHLQGVQFHPESVLTASGKALLKNFLKSIEPSIDRVAVGV; the protein is encoded by the coding sequence ATGCTTCTTGTAATTGACAACTACGACAGCTTTACCTACAACCTGGTTCAATATTTGGGAGAACTGGGGGCAGACCATCCCGTTGCTGCCGATATTCGGGTCTATCGCAACGACAAAATTACCCTGGCGGAAATCGAGCAGCTTCAGCCAGACGGGATCGTGATTTCGCCTGGTCCCGGTCGTCCAGAGAATTCGGAGGTGTCGCTGGAGGTGATTCGCACCCTCAGTCCTAAACTGCCTGTCCTGGGGGTCTGTCTGGGACATCAGGGCATTGGCTATGTGCATGGCGGCAAAATTACCTCTGCGCCGGAGCTAATGCACGGCAAAACCTCCCAGGTGTATCACACAGGGGTCGGCGTGTTCGAGGGGCTGGAGAATCCCTTTACCGCAACTCGCTACCACAGCCTGATTATCGATCGCGCCACCTGTCCGCCCGAACTGGAAATTACCGCCTGGGTGGAAGACGGGACGATTATGGGCGTGCGCCATCGCGACTATCCCCACCTGCAAGGGGTGCAGTTCCACCCGGAAAGTGTGCTGACTGCATCGGGTAAGGCGCTGCTGAAGAATTTCCTCAAATCGATTGAACCGTCGATCGATCGCGTTGCTGTCGGCGTGTAG
- a CDS encoding diacylglycerol kinase family protein, whose protein sequence is MTQDLSTEAPPRLPNQPSPSRSLSWRVASNLFVSFRYAWAGLSYAFRTQRNFRIHLVIGTFAVSLALLLELSRVEIAVIGLTSGVVLTMELLNTAIESVVDLTVRQTYHELAKIAKDCAAGAVLVSAFAAVIVAGSLLLPPLLEVIQSTIVPAVQARLAP, encoded by the coding sequence ATGACCCAAGATCTCTCCACCGAAGCTCCACCCCGTCTACCGAACCAGCCTTCGCCAAGCCGATCGCTTTCGTGGCGGGTAGCGTCCAATCTATTTGTGAGCTTTCGCTATGCCTGGGCAGGGTTAAGCTATGCGTTTCGCACACAGCGCAATTTTCGGATTCATCTAGTCATCGGCACCTTTGCCGTTTCCCTTGCCCTTCTGCTGGAGTTGAGCCGGGTTGAAATTGCCGTTATCGGCTTGACAAGCGGTGTTGTGTTGACGATGGAACTGCTGAATACGGCGATCGAATCCGTGGTCGATCTAACAGTCAGACAGACGTATCACGAACTCGCTAAGATTGCAAAAGACTGTGCGGCGGGGGCGGTATTGGTATCTGCCTTTGCAGCGGTGATTGTGGCAGGTTCTCTGCTGTTGCCGCCCTTACTGGAGGTTATTCAGTCCACGATCGTCCCGGCAGTGCAAGCACGCCTTGCCCCGTAA
- the ybeY gene encoding rRNA maturation RNase YbeY has translation MHSSAAGTESEAFNVEISVQDAYFEPETAPIAELTWERWFAQWLTQLRADLPSRFAYELSLRLTDNAEIQSLNAQYRQKDQPTDVLSFAALEVDYPQIEEMEVSLPLYLGDIIISVETAAVQAQEREHTLAYELSWLAAHGLLHLLGWDHPDEESLQQMLDQQDVLLQGVSVTPAWQGEIAGDNTARS, from the coding sequence ATGCATAGTTCCGCAGCTGGAACCGAATCCGAGGCATTCAACGTCGAAATTAGCGTACAGGATGCCTACTTTGAGCCTGAAACGGCTCCGATCGCAGAACTGACCTGGGAACGCTGGTTTGCTCAGTGGCTGACTCAGCTCCGGGCAGATCTGCCGTCACGCTTTGCCTACGAACTGAGTCTGCGGTTAACCGACAACGCCGAAATTCAGTCTTTGAACGCGCAGTATCGGCAAAAAGATCAGCCGACTGATGTATTGTCATTCGCTGCCCTGGAGGTAGACTATCCCCAAATCGAAGAGATGGAGGTATCCCTACCGCTTTACCTGGGGGACATTATCATCTCGGTAGAAACAGCGGCGGTACAGGCACAGGAGCGGGAACACACCCTCGCTTACGAATTGTCCTGGCTCGCCGCCCACGGACTCCTGCATCTGCTGGGCTGGGATCATCCCGATGAAGAAAGCCTTCAGCAAATGCTCGATCAGCAGGACGTTCTGCTGCAAGGGGTTAGCGTAACACCCGCCTGGCAGGGAGAAATTGCCGGAGACAACACAGCCCGATCGTGA
- a CDS encoding DUF3285 domain-containing protein yields MNQPTEVNPPETGENEATAPAAIPGAKPQPSYVKLAMRNMVRKRGTSIYHFALTTIGLLTVLVGLAYLTR; encoded by the coding sequence ATGAATCAGCCTACAGAAGTTAATCCTCCTGAAACTGGAGAAAATGAAGCGACCGCTCCGGCGGCAATTCCGGGGGCAAAACCTCAGCCCAGCTATGTGAAACTGGCGATGCGAAACATGGTTCGCAAACGGGGCACGTCGATCTATCACTTCGCCCTGACGACGATCGGCTTACTGACGGTGCTGGTCGGTCTTGCCTATCTGACGCGATAG
- the prfB gene encoding peptide chain release factor 2 (programmed frameshift) has protein sequence MEVFDIKREVEQLSDRLGKTQDYLDLPALNAKIGDLEQIAAQPEFWNDQTQAQRTLQQLNDLKSHVEQLDRWQSSLEDTRAILELLELEADPSLLEEADSNLTTLKRELDQWELQQLLSGEYDDRGAVLTINAGAGGTDAQDWAEMLLRMYTRWGEAHGYKVHLTEISEGDEAGIKSVSLEIDGRYAYGYLKMEKGTHRLVRISPFNANGKRQTSFAGVEVMPILDESVTLDIPDKDLEITTTRSGGKGGQNVNKVETAVQIRHVPTGLMVRCTEERSQLQNKEKAMARLKAKLLVIAREQRAKEIADIRGDMVEAAWGNQIRNYVFHPYQLVKDLRTNQETTAIDDVMNGELDPFIETCLRQENQLMEGAGV, from the exons ATGGAAGTTTTCGACATTAAGCGCGAAGTCGAACAGTTGTCTGACCGCCTGGGTAAAACCCAGGACTATCTT GACCTGCCTGCCCTCAATGCCAAGATTGGTGACCTGGAGCAGATTGCAGCCCAGCCAGAATTCTGGAACGATCAAACCCAAGCACAGCGTACCCTCCAACAGCTCAACGATCTCAAGTCCCACGTTGAACAGCTCGATCGCTGGCAGTCCAGCCTGGAAGATACCAGGGCAATTCTGGAACTCCTGGAACTAGAAGCCGATCCATCGCTGCTAGAGGAGGCGGATTCCAATCTCACAACCCTCAAGCGCGAGCTAGACCAGTGGGAGCTTCAGCAGCTTCTTTCCGGCGAGTATGACGATCGTGGTGCAGTTCTCACCATCAATGCGGGAGCAGGCGGTACCGACGCGCAGGACTGGGCAGAAATGCTGCTGCGAATGTACACCCGTTGGGGTGAGGCACATGGCTATAAAGTGCATCTCACAGAAATCTCAGAAGGTGACGAGGCGGGCATTAAATCCGTCAGCTTAGAAATCGATGGACGCTATGCCTACGGCTACCTGAAGATGGAGAAAGGCACCCATCGCCTGGTTAGAATTTCCCCGTTTAATGCCAATGGTAAGCGGCAGACGAGCTTTGCGGGCGTGGAGGTCATGCCCATTCTGGATGAATCTGTGACGCTCGATATTCCCGATAAGGATCTGGAAATTACCACTACGCGATCGGGCGGCAAGGGCGGACAGAATGTTAACAAAGTAGAAACGGCAGTCCAGATTCGCCACGTCCCCACCGGGCTAATGGTGCGCTGTACGGAGGAGCGATCGCAGCTTCAGAACAAGGAAAAGGCGATGGCTCGTCTGAAAGCTAAGCTCCTGGTAATTGCCAGGGAACAGCGGGCAAAGGAAATTGCTGATATCCGGGGCGATATGGTAGAAGCCGCCTGGGGCAACCAGATCCGCAACTACGTTTTCCATCCCTATCAGCTCGTCAAAGACCTGCGAACCAATCAGGAAACCACAGCGATCGACGATGTGATGAACGGCGAACTCGATCCGTTTATTGAAACCTGTCTGCGGCAGGAGAATCAGCTGATGGAAGGGGCGGGGGTGTAG
- a CDS encoding AAA family ATPase → MAIPGEQTDGFANNWAYLKTELQWLERVLLMAVARQRKDIKEVDRFAKNAADRVTSHWWKGMITLDGNIAYDEHRQPQPAAKSTYQQQLEAYIQTSQQRGTVLALPALRDRLNLKEIEKNLVLMALAPEVNRRYGQLYRFLQGNENGNGQKTDLPTLDLVLRLLCRNDSEWYSVRNYLMTASPLFKAELVQQLPCPEQTSLSSPLKLCEPLVNYLLADRPTLADLDRLLSPEGQIAAPIAAINHCVYLKRLSLPFDDSADDSRGHSLSDPSRSDISLLDPSLSNTSRSDTSRSDTSPSNSPSENAWTNLILPPECLAPLQSLTQQIVGQQQAASIWNLDRADLNLQGRFLLLVGQPGTGKTTAAKAIAAALNVPLFVLDLAPIAPADYPAVLQEIRLHRPTVLLIKSAQRWLSRSATQNTADLPALLHQLFETRSETRFEPRFEPGTTSTESQIAPITCFSVTHQASVQLQWQRKMDVILTLPVPDAGDRLKLWQCAFPAQVAVSPQMPWQALADQLPISGGMIQRITQETIAYAAISEASTVEAIHLKTICQQHGYCLKLPSALLKPRSGRKPSRRKSPVAATPPSTPDPISVQSSLPNPFPSELPPESAEVLPEISPTLSPSSEPQSSTAPRRKRTKSPE, encoded by the coding sequence ATGGCAATTCCCGGTGAACAAACAGACGGTTTTGCAAACAACTGGGCTTACTTAAAAACCGAGCTTCAGTGGCTCGAACGGGTTTTGCTCATGGCAGTCGCTCGACAGCGCAAAGATATCAAGGAAGTCGATCGCTTTGCTAAAAATGCCGCCGATCGCGTGACCAGCCATTGGTGGAAAGGCATGATCACTTTGGACGGCAATATTGCCTACGACGAACACCGTCAGCCCCAGCCCGCCGCAAAGTCTACCTATCAGCAGCAGCTTGAGGCTTATATTCAAACCAGCCAGCAACGAGGGACTGTGTTGGCACTCCCAGCACTGCGCGATCGGCTGAACCTGAAGGAAATCGAGAAAAATCTGGTGCTGATGGCTCTCGCCCCGGAGGTGAATCGCCGCTACGGTCAGCTTTACCGATTTCTGCAAGGCAACGAGAACGGCAATGGACAGAAAACCGATTTACCAACGCTCGATCTGGTTTTGCGTTTGCTCTGCCGCAACGACAGCGAGTGGTACAGTGTCCGCAACTATTTGATGACGGCTTCCCCGCTATTTAAAGCGGAGTTGGTTCAACAATTGCCCTGTCCTGAACAAACTTCTCTCAGCAGCCCCCTTAAGCTCTGCGAACCCCTGGTAAACTATCTCCTTGCCGATCGTCCCACGCTAGCGGATCTGGATAGGCTACTGTCCCCGGAAGGACAGATTGCTGCACCGATCGCGGCGATAAATCACTGCGTTTACCTCAAGCGCCTGTCTTTACCGTTTGATGATTCAGCAGATGATTCACGAGGTCATTCACTTTCAGATCCCTCACGATCAGATATTTCACTTCTAGATCCGTCTCTTTCCAATACTTCACGCTCAGATACTTCACGCTCAGATACTTCACCTTCAAATTCACCATCAGAAAACGCCTGGACAAATTTAATCCTGCCGCCCGAATGTCTTGCACCGCTGCAATCCCTAACCCAGCAGATTGTGGGACAACAGCAAGCCGCGAGCATCTGGAATCTGGACAGGGCAGATTTGAACTTGCAGGGTCGGTTTTTGCTGCTGGTAGGTCAGCCCGGAACCGGGAAAACAACTGCTGCTAAAGCGATCGCAGCTGCGCTAAACGTGCCGCTGTTTGTCCTGGATTTGGCACCCATTGCTCCGGCTGACTATCCCGCAGTGCTGCAAGAAATTCGACTGCACCGTCCTACCGTGCTTCTGATTAAATCCGCACAGCGCTGGCTAAGCCGATCGGCTACTCAGAATACTGCTGACCTCCCTGCCCTCCTGCATCAATTATTTGAAACACGGTCTGAGACAAGATTTGAACCACGATTTGAACCAGGCACCACCTCAACAGAATCGCAGATTGCCCCTATTACCTGCTTCAGCGTGACCCACCAGGCTTCCGTTCAGCTTCAGTGGCAGCGCAAAATGGATGTGATTCTCACGTTACCTGTCCCGGACGCAGGCGATCGGCTCAAGCTCTGGCAGTGTGCTTTTCCGGCTCAGGTTGCAGTTAGTCCACAGATGCCCTGGCAAGCCCTGGCGGATCAACTGCCGATCAGTGGGGGCATGATTCAGCGAATTACCCAGGAAACGATCGCCTATGCAGCAATCTCAGAAGCATCCACCGTTGAAGCCATCCATTTGAAAACCATCTGTCAGCAGCACGGCTATTGCCTGAAGTTACCCAGTGCCCTGCTTAAACCCCGATCGGGACGCAAACCTTCCCGCCGAAAATCTCCGGTTGCCGCCACACCTCCATCCACTCCAGACCCAATTTCAGTTCAATCTTCATTACCCAACCCATTCCCCAGCGAACTGCCTCCAGAATCAGCCGAGGTTTTGCCAGAAATATCACCCACGCTTTCACCGTCCAGCGAACCACAATCATCGACAGCACCTCGACGAAAGCGAACCAAAAGTCCTGAGTAA
- a CDS encoding heavy metal transport/detoxification protein produces the protein MTLQLKVPTLNSSDAARDLKETILVSEPQAKVDVNLDQQLVTIETGASEETIKQIISAAGHQIG, from the coding sequence ATGACGCTGCAACTCAAAGTGCCAACGCTAAACAGCTCCGACGCTGCCCGTGATTTGAAAGAAACCATTCTGGTTTCCGAACCCCAAGCCAAAGTAGACGTTAACCTCGACCAGCAGCTTGTGACGATCGAAACAGGAGCCTCGGAAGAGACGATTAAGCAGATTATTAGTGCGGCAGGGCATCAGATTGGATAG